A stretch of the Aspergillus puulaauensis MK2 DNA, chromosome 6, nearly complete sequence genome encodes the following:
- a CDS encoding uncharacterized protein (COG:S;~EggNog:ENOG410PNGJ;~TransMembrane:6 (i21-41o83-104i111-134o159-184i196-219o239-258i)) — protein MPDKSQGRTRLTDNSLLQVNLSTQILCIALVTPVVILRLIIRKRLKQPFSVEDDGFAGGADTMASLSQDESETTFKISYASTIIYAPLAMAVKVTLLLVLARIYRPFRGAIAVYVILALNVLYYFIILFVKAFICKPVSAYWTKATKPGGSGKCLDRPAVIIADSLISVISDIAILVLPVVFTWPLQMRLKVKVKVVSLLGLGGIAVGFSLYRLVLLIVDGNTPDQSILFMRVLLSGNAEAGIGLICACLPALSKYISHCRQNQNQSRQPSQQDQKGACGELNPIFDGSSNCNSNGTHRASLHSHMETRIWRSDSAVDGAGTAPQSEISGSTAGRNSPLAIRTNVMVHRESENNPEYSPA, from the exons ATGCCAGACAAAAGCCAGGGCCGCACCAGACTGACAGATAACAGCTTGCTCCAGGTCAATCTCAGCACGCAGATTCTGTGCATTGCTTTAGTCACACCGGTGGTGATTCTGAGGCTGATTATTCGGAAACGGCTGAAGCAGCCGTTTAGTGTTGAAGATG ATGGCTTCGCTGGTGGTGCAGACACAATGGCATCTCTGAGTCAAGATGAGAGCGAAACCACTTTCAAA ATCTCCTACGCATCAACAATCATCTACGCCCCGCTCGCCATGGCAGTCAAAGTAacgctcctcctcgtcctaGCCAGAATCTACAGACCGTTCCGCGGAGCCATAGCCGTCTACGTCATTCTAGCCCTCAACGTGCTCTACTACTTCATAATCCTGTTCGTAAAGGCCTTTATCTGCAAACCCGTCTCAGCATACTGGACGAAGGCGACCAAGCCAGGCGGGAGTGGGAAATGCCTTGACCGGCCGGCCGTGATCATCGCAGACTCCCTGATCAGCGTGATCTCTGACATCGCGATCCTCGTGCTCCCCGTGGTTTTCACCTGGCCGTTGCAGATGCGCTTAAAGGTCAAGGTTAAGGTCGTTTCGCTGCTGGGGCTCGGTGGCATTGCTGTCGGGTTTAGTCTGTATCGACTGGTTCTGCTGATTGTCGATGGGAATACGCCTGACCAGTCGATTCTGTTCATGAGGGTTCTACTATCCGG AAACGCCGAAGCAGGAATCGGTCTTATCTGCGCCTGTCTGCCCGCATTAAGCAAGTACATATCCCACTGtcgccagaaccagaaccagagccGCCAGCCGTCGCAACAGGACCAAAAGGGTGCTTGTGGGGAGTTGAATCCCATTTTCGATGGGTCTTCGAACTGCAATAGTAATGGAACCCACCGCGCGTCTTTACATAGTCATATGGAGACGCGTATTTGGCGTTCCGATTCTGCGGTGGACGGAGCTGGCACGGCCCCCCAGAGTGAGATATCGGGGTCGACTGCGGGTCGTAATAGTCCGTTGGCTATTCGGACGAATGTTATGGTTCATCGGGAGTCGGAGAATAATCCAGAGTATTCGCCGGCGTGA